A region of Deinococcus rubellus DNA encodes the following proteins:
- a CDS encoding YkvA family protein, with protein sequence MNRSPARLNPLRLSARRSSSPLGRLRGVWRDALALLLSLTDRRVGARAKLIAALALLYALSPIDLIPDGIPVLGVTDDLLIVPAVLAYAARSLPAPVLLQARGRVARLPRLWPSALGGVLLTGTLIYALTRLLSQL encoded by the coding sequence ATGAACCGCTCGCCCGCCCGCCTGAACCCGCTGCGCCTGTCGGCCCGCCGCTCCTCCAGCCCGCTGGGGCGCTTGCGGGGGGTCTGGAGAGACGCGCTGGCGCTGCTGCTGTCGCTGACAGATAGGCGCGTCGGCGCTCGGGCCAAACTGATCGCCGCGCTGGCCCTGCTGTACGCCCTCAGCCCCATCGACCTGATTCCCGACGGCATTCCAGTGCTGGGCGTCACCGACGACCTGCTGATCGTGCCCGCCGTGCTGGCTTACGCGGCCCGCAGCCTGCCCGCCCCGGTTCTGCTTCAGGCGCGGGGCCGGGTGGCGCGGTTGCCCCGGCTGTGGCCGTCTGCGCTGGGCGGCGTGCTGCTGACGGGAACGCTGATCTACGCACTGACGCGGCTGCTGAGCCAATTGTAG
- a CDS encoding ABC transporter ATP-binding protein — translation MTACVSPPAPLVTPKIQLQTDALSRTYPSGDGQITALRSFSHTFAGGMTSVVGPSGSGKSTLLNLLAGFDTPSGGAVRVGDTDIHSLSEAGRADFRLKHYGFVFQSHNLVAILSAQENVEFPLMLAGVPPRERRERARALLAQVGLEGRTHHLPSHLSGGEAQRVAIARALVSDPAVLLADEPTGNLDTRSGEVILELLTRPAREGKTVVLITHDPDVAALADHHLRVRDGEVTVER, via the coding sequence ATGACCGCTTGCGTTTCGCCGCCCGCTCCTCTGGTCACGCCCAAAATCCAGCTCCAGACCGACGCCCTGAGCCGCACCTATCCCAGCGGCGACGGCCAGATCACGGCGCTGCGGTCCTTCTCGCACACCTTTGCGGGGGGGATGACCTCGGTGGTGGGACCGTCGGGCAGCGGCAAGAGCACCCTGCTCAACTTGCTGGCGGGCTTCGACACCCCCAGCGGCGGCGCGGTGCGGGTGGGCGACACCGACATTCACAGTCTCAGTGAAGCGGGCCGGGCCGATTTCCGGCTCAAGCACTACGGCTTCGTGTTTCAGAGTCACAATCTGGTCGCCATTCTCAGCGCCCAGGAGAACGTCGAATTTCCGCTGATGCTGGCCGGGGTGCCGCCCAGGGAGCGCCGCGAGCGGGCACGGGCGCTGCTTGCTCAGGTCGGGCTGGAAGGCCGCACCCACCACCTGCCCTCGCACCTCTCGGGCGGCGAGGCGCAGCGGGTGGCGATTGCCCGCGCCCTGGTGTCCGATCCGGCGGTGCTGCTGGCCGACGAACCCACCGGCAACCTCGATACCCGCAGCGGCGAGGTCATTCTGGAGCTGCTGACCCGCCCGGCCCGCGAGGGCAAGACGGTGGTGCTGATTACCCATGACCCCGACGTGGCGGCGCTGGCCGATCACCACCTGCGGGTGCGCGACGGCGAAGTGACAGTGGAGCGCTGA
- a CDS encoding NTP transferase domain-containing protein: protein MNDGPNASWNAVVLGGGDPGDDFAAAHGVAVKPLIEVAGRPMGEWVLRALRDSGRVARVAYVGPLTPEMAGLVDVRVTDRGTLIANLEAGVAALREPGRGESGSAAPRRVLVVTADIPMLSGEQVRDVLESAPDVGLVYPIVEKAVCEASYPGVKRTYARLKDGTFTGGNLFLLDPALIGKFLPRLRAVLDARKQPLKLAGIVGPAFIVKMLLGQLKIAELEARISRILGVEARALITPHAAVGTDIDKPGDLALAAEVLTATPD, encoded by the coding sequence ATGAACGATGGTCCGAACGCGAGCTGGAACGCGGTGGTGCTGGGCGGCGGCGATCCCGGCGACGATTTTGCCGCCGCTCACGGGGTGGCCGTGAAACCGCTGATCGAGGTGGCGGGCCGTCCGATGGGGGAGTGGGTGCTGCGCGCCCTGCGCGACTCCGGACGGGTGGCGCGGGTGGCTTACGTGGGGCCGCTGACCCCCGAGATGGCCGGGCTGGTGGACGTGCGCGTCACGGACCGGGGCACCCTGATCGCCAACCTTGAGGCGGGCGTGGCGGCGCTCCGTGAACCAGGCCGGGGTGAAAGTGGCAGCGCCGCGCCGCGCCGGGTACTGGTCGTCACGGCGGACATCCCGATGCTCAGCGGTGAGCAGGTGCGCGACGTGCTGGAGAGCGCCCCCGACGTGGGCCTGGTCTACCCGATTGTCGAGAAGGCCGTCTGCGAGGCCAGCTACCCCGGTGTGAAGCGTACCTACGCCCGCCTCAAAGACGGCACCTTCACGGGTGGCAACCTGTTTTTGCTCGATCCGGCGCTGATCGGTAAGTTCCTGCCGCGCCTGCGGGCTGTGCTGGACGCCCGCAAGCAGCCGCTGAAGCTGGCGGGCATCGTCGGCCCGGCCTTCATCGTCAAGATGCTGCTGGGGCAACTGAAAATTGCCGAACTCGAGGCGCGGATCAGCCGCATTTTGGGGGTCGAGGCGCGGGCGCTGATCACGCCGCACGCCGCCGTTGGCACCGACATCGACAAGCCGGGCGATCTGGCGCTGGCCGCAGAGGTTCTCACGGCTACGCCGGACTGA